In Myxocyprinus asiaticus isolate MX2 ecotype Aquarium Trade chromosome 46, UBuf_Myxa_2, whole genome shotgun sequence, a single window of DNA contains:
- the ppp1r3ab gene encoding uncharacterized protein ppp1r3ab yields MESVGALGSSTGASSNLLSLPAPFPWDEDEELLGLGGIKPSSSPIPRRRSSVSSDDSQPPPSSSRKVSFADAFGLSLVSVKQFDAWAANAPSGPLERDLSEVKEYYMFLLCTLPQTVEELVLRTHEQKLELESLELLPGTTTLRGIIRVLNLCFDKMVYVRTSLDSWRSHFDLLAEYVPGSSNGETDCFSFKLTLVPPFGEDGSRVDFCLRYETSLGTFWANNNEKNYAFFFYEKAKEKPCEPCNSENKRKGCLKTTSSNVTALADATTNNEEFPDINTNSGKPTNTPSQNANSEKIQKDSKELEEDMSRIRDRRNRRKAARLAKVKEQFAKREEEKKQGTKAKESELKEETNVQEHASMLVKTPWSPLSQQTTGGPLTCNQTSLSPAECLKFAEHSGDSIDAFSRQVQAQPEKDTIIHFETNLSRAHANSTLEGTCCDKFIACSASEVLDDIQNIENLCDQTVSINQHVPGCQNSDLAISKNFKRAWENFEQDFRSLAQSSKIDEDSNISDGKAEQRENLTLKTSNSENQLFSHGLTFGTIVAPLYHQVFKKMESERKDFIHRAFQVNPSFRELEDESQRAVMPPESYYAPMRHTAEICPEPVHNVTVDVCNESTAQNLINKVKPIKNPLFESNEGKLEKTDDSTSGIRECPIEITITETNLHPKATSKQPDFSLDTLALTELSLQVDSHHSPCLIPLIETDPYDAIHKTMDSGIHSLSEQAPPSPPTMILKPLLSLENQSFATKIEVLQNQENSTNTQTHTKWEDITLQTQMPNAINNNLPLNKSNQILEESHNPISENITFVVPQNQTDLNPSLTKTQPHITSTPNQSPEVTPSLNPISGKSVETPNFSATSTVHTKHSNSTSFSLPQSPEDPQMRQTSAIILDSSDEKLEPVCCEMKMNNEKLEKCSHLGFETEPYTESENSQKIMSNALESCQMNEKKQMLMDFSTLTPETDRSSITDDTNDFDGKHDDTSVIKVMDEIDNIRKGELCQVSEGLEVQKEHKIMQTEKQGQEEENYEDEEEEQEEDTEAEVKEEINNTEDEIKYIDDEEDMDMDKMGAEREQNHQINAVDQQSLETEFEEQKLVIKTSNFELLPPICIDLDENEGQQCTGESQGDGEFSEREDSHHKSGVETYEDMGAAWQASTQNSVTALSRGIQAKKNDWDLLEFIDKEDDLCCESKKLQHEQESTDDVNNMLVDMECEPKDSMNRDIEADVEDNASTESLIDDEMELYLHSLRNSQQSVFREGMMNGSYCKRPSVSRGRSMSLAMPAISESVDEDQLNSSLEDVTNIEDIMELERATLPLVDGNEHVIGRNVLWWKEFLSYDNMSRVIGYTFLLIVFLVTAFYYDFIACFALYLLTVYWLFCQGEGEPLKSSRRAEKGPQ; encoded by the exons ATGGAGTCTGTGGGAGCGCTGGGCAGCTCCACTGGGGCCAGCTCCAACCTTCTGAGCTTGCCGGCACCCTTCCCTTGGGATGAGGACGAGGAGTTGCTTGGTCTGGGAGGCATCAAGCCCAGCTCGTCACCCATACCGAGGCGGCGAAGTTCAGTGTCCTCTGATGACTCCCAACCACCCCCTTCCAGTAGCCGAAAAGTGTCCTTTGCTGACGCCTTTGGTTTAAGTCTTGTCTCAGTGAAACAGTTTGACGCCTGGGCAGCGAATGCACCATCAGGCCCTCTGGAGAGAGACTTGAGTGAAGTTAAGGAGTATTACATGTTTCTTCTCTGTACTCTTCCACAGACTGTGGAAGAGCTGGTCTTGCGGACTCATGAACAGAAGCTAGAACTAGAGAGTCTGGAGTTGCTTCCTGGGACCACAACCCTTAGAGGAATAATTCGGGTGCTAAACCTGTGTTTTGATAAGATGGTCTATGTACGTACCTCCTTAGATTCATGGAGGAGTCATTTTGATCTGTTGGCTGAGTACGTTCCTGGTTCAAGTAATGGGGAGACTGATTGTTTCTCCTTCAAGCTTACACTGGTTCCTCCATTTGGAGAAGATGGCTCGAGGGTTGACTTCTGTTTGCGATATGAAACATCTTTGGGAACGTTTTGGGCAAACAATAATGAAAAGaactatgctttttttttttatgaaaaagcaaAGGAGAAACCCTGTGAACCCTGTAACagtgaaaacaaaagaaaaggctGTCTGAAAACAACCAG CTCAAATGTCACTGCTTTGGCTGACGCTACAACGAATAACGAGGAATTTCCCG ATATAAATACAAATTCTGGAAAGCCCACTAACACTCCATCTCAGAATGCAAATTCTGAGAAAATCCAAAAGGATAGCAAAGAATTAGAG GAAGACATGAGCAGAATCCGTGACAGAAGGAACAGAAGAAAGGCTGCGCGGTTAGCAAAAGTCAAGGAGCAATTTGCAAAGAGAGAAGAAGAGAAGAAACAAGGGACCAAGGCAAAAGAGAGTGAACTGAAAGAAGAGACCAACGTGCAGGAACATGCATCAATGCTGGTGAAGACACCATGGAGCCCTCTATCACAACAAACAACTGGAGGACCACTGACATGCAACCAAACATCACTTTCACCAGCTGAGTGCCTCAAATTTGCTGAGCATAGTGGAGATTCCATTGATGCTTTCAGCCGACAAGTTCAAGCACAACCTGAGAAAGACACCATAATCCACTTTGAGACAAATCTGTCCAGAGCACATGCAAATTCAACCCTGGAAGGCACATGTTGTGATAAATTCATTGCATGCTCTGCTTCGGAAGTACTGGACGATATCCAAAATATTGAAAACCTCTGTGACCAAACAGTTTCAATCAATCAGCATGTTCCTGGATGCCAAAATTCTGACTTGGCAATCAGCAAGAATTTTAAAAGAGCATGGGAGAACTTTGAACAGGATTTCAGAAGTTTGGCACAAAGCTCTAAGATAGATGAGGATTCAAATATCAGTGATGGGAAAGCAGAACAGAGAGAAAATTTGACTTTGAAAACTAGCAACTCAGAGAATCAGCTGTTTTCCCATGGCTTAACATTTGGTACTATTGTAGCCCCACTTTATCATCAGGTTTTCAAAAAAATGGAATCTGAGAGGAAAGATTTCATACACAGGGCATTTCAAGTCAACCCTTCATTTAGGGAACTGGAGGATGAGAGTCAAAGAGCAGTTATGCCCCCTGAGAGCTATTATGCTCCCATGAGACACACTGCAGAAATTTGTCCAGAGCCAGTACATAATGTTACAGTTGACGTCTGCAATGAATCAACAGCACAAAACTTAATAAACAAAGTGAAGCCAATTAAAAATCCTCTTTTTGAGTCAAATGAAGGAAAACTTGAGAAAACAGATGATTCTACCAGTGGTATAAGAGAGTGCCCAATAGAAATTACAATCACTGAAACAAACCTTCATCCAAAAGCAACATCCAAACAACCAGACTTTTCTTTAGACACGCTTGCTCTGACAGAATTATCCCTCCAGGTTGATTCTCACCACAGTCCGTGTTTAATACCCCTAATAGAAACAGATCCTTATGACGCAATACATAAAACAATGGATTCCGGTATTCACAGCCTATCTGAACAAGCCCCTCCTTCACCACCTACAATGATTCTGAAACCTTTATTATCCCTGGAAAACCAGAGCTTTGCCACCAAAATTGAAGTGCTACAAAATCAGGAGAACTCTACAAATACTCAAACCCACACCAAATGGgaggatataactttacaaaccCAAATGCCCAATGCCATTAACAACAACCTGCCTCTGAACAAAAGCAACCAGATTCTTGAGGAAAGCCACAACCCTATATCTGAAAATATTACCTTTGTTGTGCCACAAAATCAGACTGATTTGAACCCTTCCCTAACTAAAACTCAACCACACATTACATCCACTCCGAACCAAAGTCCAGAAGTAACACCTAGCCTGAATCCCATTTCAGGGAAGTCTGTTGAGACCCCTAATTTCTCCGCCACTTCTACAGTGCATACTAAGCATTCAAACAGTACTTCTTTTAGTCTGCCCCAATCTCCTGAAGATCCCCAAATGCGCCAGACTTCAGCCATCATCTTAGATTCCTCTGATGAAAAATTAGAGCCTGTATGCTGTGAGATGAAAATGAACAATGAAAAACTTGAAAAATGTTCTCACCTTGGATTCGAAACAGAACCATATACAGAATCAGAAAACTCACAGAAAATTATGAGCAATGCTTTGGAGAGCTGCCAAATGAATGAAAAGAAACAAATGCTCATGGATTTTTCTACACTGACCCCAGAGACTGATAGATCAAGTATAACTGATGACACAAATGACTTTGATGGAAAACATGATGACACATCTGTAATCAAAGTGATGGATGAAATTGACAACATACGGAAAGGGGAATTATGCCAGGTTTCAGAAGGACTTGAAGTGCAAAAGgaacataaaataatgcagacagaGAAGCAGGGACAAGAAGAAGAAAATTATGAGGATGAAGAAGAGGAACAAGAAGAAGATACAGAAGCAGAAGTAAAGGAGGAAATAAATAACACTGAAGATGAGATAAAATATATAGATGATGAAGAGGACATGGATATGGACAAAATGGGAGCTGAGAGAGAACAAAATCATCAGATCAATGCTGTTGATCAACAATCACTTGAAACAGAGTTTGAGGAGCAGAAGCTGGTCATTAAAACCAGTAATTTTGAATTATTACCACCAATTTGTATTGACTTAGATGAGAACGAAGGGCAGCAATGCACAGGTGAAAGTCAAGGTGATGGTGAGTTCTCCGAAAGAGAGGACAGCCACCACAAAAGTGGAGTAGAGACCTACGAGGATATGGGTGCAGCCTGGCAAGCATCAACACAAAATAGTGTAACTGCACTCAGTAGAGGTATACAAGCTAAGAAGAATGATTGGGACCTCTTAGAATTTATTGATAAAGAAGATGACTTGTGCTGTGAAAGTAAGAAACTTCAGCATGAGCAGGAATCTACAGATGATGTGAACAATATGTTGGTAGACATGGAATGTGAGCCAAAAGATTCCATGAACAGAGATATTGAGGCAGATGTTGAGGACAATGCCTCCACAGAATCTCTAATCGATGATGAGATGGAGCTGTACCTTCATAGTCtgaggaattcacaacagtcAGTTTTCAGAGAGGGCATGATGAATGGAAGCTACTGTAAAAGACCCTCTGTAAGCAGAGGAAGGTCAATGTCATTAGCTATGCCTGCAATTTCAGAGTCTGTGGATGAAGACCAGCTAAATAGTTCCCTTGAGGATGTAACAAATATTGAGGACATAATGGAGCTGGAGAGAGCTACACTGCCCCTTGTGGATGGGAATGAACATGTTATTGGGCGTAATGTCCTGTGGTGGAAAGAGTTCCTCTCCTATGATAACATGTCAAGGGTTATTGGGTACACTTTTTTGTTGATAGTGTTTTTGGTCACAGCATTTTATTATGACTTCATAGCATGCTTTGCCCTATATCTGCTTACAGTGTATTGGCTATTTTGTCAAGGGGAGGGGGAACCTTTGAAAAGCTCTCGGAGAGCTGAGAAAGGACCGCAGTAG